In the Terriglobales bacterium genome, one interval contains:
- a CDS encoding heparan-alpha-glucosaminide N-acetyltransferase domain-containing protein, with protein MPGPQQRLAYIDWMRGLACVLMFQTHCYDAWLSPAARKSTFFMYSQLLGTFPAPLFLFLAGISFALVTDRMRAKGATANEVAKATIRRGAEIYALGLAFRAQEYLIAFPWAPWTDLLRMDVLNCIGLSMMLMGVVCRMTAAPGVASARTRGVVGGAVVALAVAMASPLVWTTFRPSWLPWPLETVLDGVHDLGAPQAWLFPVFPWSAFAFAGLAVGFVLMGDRAKQRLGVVLAGVAATGVAIFLVARWLDRSPWQLYAVYDFWHTSPNFFLMRLGMLMVILLACYVWCRWGAGQWGFSPVAQLGQTSLLVYWVHIEFVYGRFSIMKKGEQTLAGASLGLATITLAMLVLSLLRTRMTEKKISLPGLFRRKAASAGAV; from the coding sequence ATGCCCGGACCCCAACAACGGCTTGCCTACATCGACTGGATGCGCGGGCTGGCGTGCGTCCTGATGTTCCAGACGCATTGCTACGACGCGTGGCTCTCGCCCGCGGCGCGCAAGTCCACGTTCTTCATGTACTCGCAGCTGCTGGGCACGTTCCCGGCGCCGCTCTTCCTTTTCCTCGCGGGTATCTCGTTTGCCCTGGTGACCGACCGCATGCGCGCGAAGGGCGCGACCGCGAACGAGGTGGCGAAGGCGACCATCCGGCGCGGGGCGGAGATCTACGCGCTGGGCCTCGCGTTCCGCGCGCAGGAGTACCTGATCGCCTTTCCGTGGGCGCCCTGGACCGACCTGCTGCGCATGGACGTGCTCAACTGCATCGGGCTCTCGATGATGCTGATGGGTGTCGTGTGCCGGATGACCGCTGCGCCAGGAGTAGCGAGCGCTCGCACACGCGGCGTTGTCGGCGGCGCTGTCGTGGCGCTGGCGGTGGCGATGGCCTCGCCGCTGGTGTGGACCACGTTCCGCCCGAGTTGGCTGCCGTGGCCGCTGGAGACCGTGCTCGACGGTGTGCATGACCTGGGAGCGCCGCAGGCATGGCTGTTTCCGGTATTCCCGTGGAGCGCGTTCGCGTTCGCGGGACTGGCGGTGGGGTTCGTCCTGATGGGGGACCGCGCGAAGCAGCGCCTCGGCGTGGTGCTGGCTGGAGTCGCCGCTACCGGGGTGGCGATCTTCTTGGTCGCGCGCTGGCTCGATCGCTCTCCGTGGCAGCTCTATGCCGTCTACGACTTCTGGCACACCAGCCCGAACTTCTTCCTGATGCGGCTGGGGATGCTGATGGTGATCCTGCTCGCGTGCTACGTGTGGTGCCGCTGGGGAGCGGGGCAGTGGGGCTTCAGCCCCGTCGCGCAGCTCGGGCAGACCTCGCTGCTGGTCTACTGGGTGCACATCGAGTTCGTCTATGGACGGTTCTCGATCATGAAGAAGGGCGAGCAGACGCTCGCCGGGGCGTCGCTCGGCCTGGCGACCATCACGCTGGCAATGTTGGTGCTCTCGTTGCTGCGGACGCGGATGACGGAGAAGAAGATAAGCCTGCCGGGTCTCTTCCGCCGGAAGGCCGCGTCGGCCGGGGCGGTATGA
- a CDS encoding succinate dehydrogenase cytochrome b558 subunit, translated as MASTVSPAPETHRIRPGVAPLRAGQGRSFLLRRLHSLSGIVPVGAFLAEHILYSNAVAMNGPEAYANQVKFLGSLPLVLALEAFGIWLPIAFHGLYGFYIWYRGETNVADYPWQGNWMYTLQRWTGAIAFAYIGWHVWHLRFAGIDLHAHPGASFGKVQGELVIAWQLAFYIVGLLAASWHFAYGIWLFCAKWGIAVGEKARRRLLVPCLGLFLLIAGVGLASIRTFRVTPMQPADESADQLRTEPAPPTKPVDNR; from the coding sequence ATGGCATCCACCGTAAGCCCCGCGCCGGAGACGCACCGCATCCGTCCCGGCGTGGCGCCGCTCCGCGCCGGCCAGGGACGCTCCTTTCTCCTCCGCCGGTTGCATTCGCTCAGCGGCATCGTGCCGGTCGGCGCCTTCCTCGCCGAGCACATCCTGTACTCGAACGCGGTGGCCATGAATGGCCCCGAGGCGTACGCCAACCAGGTCAAGTTCCTCGGCTCGCTGCCCCTGGTTCTAGCGCTGGAGGCCTTCGGCATCTGGCTGCCCATCGCCTTCCATGGCTTGTACGGCTTCTACATCTGGTACCGCGGCGAGACCAACGTGGCCGACTATCCCTGGCAGGGCAACTGGATGTACACCCTGCAGCGCTGGACCGGCGCCATCGCCTTCGCCTACATCGGCTGGCACGTCTGGCACCTGCGCTTTGCCGGCATCGACCTGCACGCGCATCCCGGCGCATCGTTCGGCAAGGTGCAGGGTGAGCTGGTCATCGCCTGGCAGCTCGCGTTCTACATCGTCGGGCTGCTCGCCGCCTCGTGGCATTTCGCCTACGGCATCTGGCTGTTCTGCGCCAAGTGGGGCATCGCCGTCGGCGAGAAGGCGCGCCGCCGCCTGCTCGTGCCCTGCCTGGGCCTGTTTCTTCTGATCGCCGGCGTCGGGCTCGCGAGCATCCGCACCTTCCGCGTCACGCCGATGCAGCCGGCCGACGAATCCGCCGATCAGCTCCGCACCGAACCTGCTCCGCCCACCAAACCGGTGGACAACAGATAA
- a CDS encoding metal-sensitive transcriptional regulator, with protein MKTRRKAAGVDPAIKTANLKRLRRIEGQVRGLQKMVEEDRYCADILVQLSSVQEALRAVGRELMRNHLRHCAHQALARGDSAQANAMHDELLDLMYKHIR; from the coding sequence ATGAAGACGAGAAGGAAGGCGGCCGGGGTCGACCCGGCTATCAAGACGGCGAACTTGAAGCGGCTGCGCCGGATCGAAGGCCAGGTGCGCGGCCTCCAGAAGATGGTGGAGGAAGACCGCTACTGCGCCGACATCCTGGTGCAGCTCTCGAGCGTGCAGGAGGCCTTGCGCGCGGTGGGGCGCGAACTGATGCGCAACCACCTGCGGCACTGCGCCCACCAGGCGCTGGCGCGGGGCGACTCGGCGCAGGCGAACGCGATGCACGATGAGCTGCTCGACCTCATGTACAAGCACATCCGGTAA
- the rdgB gene encoding RdgB/HAM1 family non-canonical purine NTP pyrophosphatase, producing MPAQPIYLATSNPGKVRDFAGAAAMYGIEIAALPGFAQLPPVVEDGPTFEENARKKAEAYSRSAPGALVLADDSGLEVAALDGAPGVHSALYAAREHDPRATSNSPDADNNARLLRELAAVPDEKRAARFVCVLAVAQDGRTLATFRGEAEGHILHEARGTRGFGYDPLFFFERLKKTFAELAPEEKAAVSHRGRAFARFLDWYRRRHPADV from the coding sequence ATGCCCGCGCAGCCCATCTATCTGGCGACGTCCAATCCCGGCAAGGTACGCGATTTCGCGGGCGCTGCCGCGATGTACGGCATCGAGATCGCAGCGCTGCCGGGCTTCGCGCAACTGCCGCCCGTCGTGGAAGACGGCCCGACGTTCGAGGAGAACGCCCGCAAGAAGGCGGAGGCCTATAGCCGCAGCGCTCCCGGCGCTCTCGTGCTGGCGGACGACTCCGGCCTGGAAGTGGCCGCGCTCGACGGTGCCCCCGGCGTGCACTCCGCGCTCTACGCCGCGCGCGAGCACGATCCCCGCGCCACGTCGAATTCCCCCGATGCCGACAACAACGCGCGGCTGCTGCGCGAGCTCGCTGCCGTCCCCGACGAGAAGCGCGCGGCGCGCTTCGTCTGCGTGCTCGCCGTCGCCCAGGACGGCCGCACGCTCGCCACGTTCCGTGGCGAAGCGGAAGGTCACATCTTGCACGAGGCGCGCGGGACTCGCGGATTCGGCTACGATCCGCTGTTCTTCTTCGAGCGGCTGAAGAAGACCTTCGCCGAGCTGGCGCCGGAAGAAAAGGCCGCGGTCTCGCACCGCGGCCGTGCCTTCGCTCGATTTCTCGATTGGTATCGCCGCCGGCATCCGGCGGACGTCTGA
- a CDS encoding cation:proton antiporter, producing the protein MEHTYLYRDLAYVFVAAIVGGMLAWRLRQPLILGYVLAGIALSPLTPGPSVHDTRALETFAELGVIFLMFSVGLEFSIEELMKVKWVAIAGAPVGILLAVLMGAGTARLLGWPLSSGLVIGAVISITSTMVLMRLLMDRGEVQTEHGRITVAITLVEDLAAVVLIVLVPSFKELDTHAFEALGLAFGKAALILVPAFFLAAKVVPPLMRRVARTHDQELFFVVVIAICLGAAALTQAVGLSLALGAFVGGLLISSSEYAHQSLTQLFPLRDMFVALFFVTIGLLMDPQSVFSSPDMLKMVAAMIGLVLVGKFLLWLVVVRLFRYPIWTALMVAIGLTQIGEFSYVLVQVARGAGVVGDDVYNATLAASLVSIVVNAALVRYAPDWAARLRTRKHATPIEVAVPDAGKLHGHVVLCGYSEIGQMAAQAFEQFGIAYAVIDLDPDHIRSLRKRGVPCVFGDAAQARILEHARADHAAAVVITLPQPSRAEAILRQVRKLAPAVPVLARAHRQRDYAFLLDAGATIVVQPEMEAAATLVRDALQLLKQPEQKTSAYLAAMRKHAAPGNA; encoded by the coding sequence ATGGAGCACACCTACCTCTATCGGGACCTCGCCTACGTCTTCGTCGCGGCCATTGTCGGCGGCATGCTGGCGTGGCGGCTTCGGCAACCGCTCATCCTCGGCTACGTGCTGGCGGGCATCGCACTCAGCCCACTGACGCCCGGACCCTCCGTCCACGACACGCGCGCGCTCGAGACCTTCGCCGAGCTCGGCGTCATCTTCCTCATGTTCTCCGTCGGCCTGGAATTCTCGATCGAAGAGCTGATGAAGGTGAAGTGGGTCGCCATCGCCGGCGCGCCCGTCGGCATCCTGCTCGCCGTCCTGATGGGCGCCGGCACGGCGCGCCTGCTGGGCTGGCCGCTTTCTTCCGGCCTGGTCATCGGCGCGGTCATCTCCATCACCAGCACCATGGTGCTGATGCGGCTGCTCATGGACCGCGGCGAGGTCCAGACCGAGCACGGCCGCATCACCGTCGCCATCACACTCGTCGAAGACCTGGCAGCCGTAGTCCTCATCGTGCTCGTGCCCAGCTTCAAGGAACTCGACACGCACGCCTTTGAGGCCTTGGGCCTCGCGTTCGGGAAAGCCGCCCTCATCCTTGTCCCGGCATTCTTTCTCGCCGCGAAAGTCGTGCCTCCGCTGATGCGGCGTGTCGCGCGCACCCACGACCAGGAGCTGTTCTTCGTGGTCGTGATCGCCATCTGCCTGGGCGCGGCAGCGCTCACACAGGCGGTCGGCCTGTCGCTCGCGCTGGGCGCGTTCGTCGGTGGCCTGCTCATCTCGAGCTCGGAGTACGCGCACCAGAGCCTGACGCAGCTGTTCCCCTTGCGCGACATGTTCGTCGCCCTCTTCTTCGTCACCATCGGGCTGCTGATGGACCCGCAGTCCGTGTTCTCCAGTCCCGACATGCTGAAGATGGTCGCCGCGATGATCGGCCTGGTGCTCGTCGGGAAGTTCCTGCTCTGGCTGGTCGTCGTCCGGCTCTTCCGCTATCCCATCTGGACGGCCCTGATGGTCGCCATCGGGCTCACGCAGATCGGCGAGTTCTCCTACGTACTGGTGCAGGTGGCGCGAGGCGCCGGCGTGGTGGGCGACGACGTCTACAACGCGACGCTTGCCGCCTCGCTGGTCTCCATCGTCGTGAACGCGGCGCTGGTAAGGTACGCGCCCGACTGGGCCGCGCGGCTGCGCACGCGCAAACACGCCACTCCCATCGAGGTCGCCGTGCCCGACGCGGGCAAGCTGCACGGCCACGTCGTGCTGTGCGGCTACAGCGAGATCGGACAGATGGCGGCACAGGCCTTTGAACAATTCGGCATCGCATACGCGGTCATCGACCTCGACCCCGACCACATCCGGTCGCTCCGCAAGCGCGGCGTGCCCTGCGTCTTCGGTGACGCCGCGCAGGCCCGCATCCTGGAGCACGCGCGCGCCGACCACGCCGCCGCCGTCGTGATCACACTGCCGCAGCCCAGCCGTGCCGAGGCCATCCTGCGCCAGGTCCGCAAGCTGGCGCCCGCGGTGCCCGTGCTGGCGCGCGCCCACCGCCAGCGCGACTACGCTTTCCTGCTCGACGCCGGCGCGACCATCGTCGTGCAGCCCGAGATGGAAGCCGCCGCTACCCTGGTGCGCGACGCCCTCCAGCTCCTCAAACAGCCCGAGCAGAAGACCTCGGCCTATCTCGCCGCGATGCGCAAGCACGCCGCGCCCGGGAACGCATGA